Proteins from one Emys orbicularis isolate rEmyOrb1 chromosome 2, rEmyOrb1.hap1, whole genome shotgun sequence genomic window:
- the LOC135873716 gene encoding uncharacterized protein FLJ45252-like, producing MFQCLQREQVVYPVLTTEHSKLPAATDGLPLYKGQPEMLEVKTQHNSESDYFARDGPSSNSSFHSSEGEGTDHEVDILDCSGSRPLLMDSEEEEEESRKLQSTLKERFVASREDSKPQPSQSGMGKALFTAFQQHSGEIFNEPDVFATAPFRSSRIVHDELDIFTKAPFISKSNVPVRQPEEADVFLSAPFTKKKSLEELTSHNVSKEPHTPASFLGQTGDVQHVDNAKFQNLDTGTCGLSVSSRAQYSGVGFIQPANLPSHSIRPVETQEGIPPKGTFKDLGGIPNDKNQGHALPQEAVLGSMVSKPFRPQSLSKYSRHYSPEDGQGLEVQPIAAYKVVSQTNKQAIAGSVSIASLSSRTKELPSVDPFASAPFPSKSGKQKP from the exons ATGTTCCAAT GTTTGCAGAGGGAACAAGTTGTATATCCTGTCCTAACCACTGAGCACAGTAAACTGCCTGCTGCTACTGATGGACTTCCTCTGTACAAAGGCCAGCCTGAGATGCTTGAAGTGAAAACTCAGCACAATTCAGAATCTGATTACTTCGCAAGAGATGGGCCTTCAAGCAACAGTTCTTTCCACAGCAGTGAGGGAGAGGGGACAGACCATGAGGTGGACATCTTGGATTGTAGTGGGTCCAGGCCTTTACTTATGGactcagaagaagaagaagaggagtcCAGAAAGTTGCAATCGACACTCAAGGAAAGATTTGTGGCTTCCAGAGAAGATTCCAAGCCCCAGCCTTCCCAGAGCGGCATGGGGAAAGCTCTGTTTACAGCCTTTCAGCAGCACTCCGGAGAAATTTTCAATGAGCCAGATGTCTTTGCCACGGCTCCTTTCCGAAGCTCAAGAATAGTGCATGATGAGTTGGACATCTTTACCAAAGCTCCCTTCATCTCCAAGAGCAATGTGCCCGTCAGGCAGCCAGAAGAGGCAGATGTATTCCTAAGTGCCCCTTTCACAAAAAAGAAAAGCTTGGAAGAGTTGACTTCTCATAACGTTTCTAAGGAGCCTCACACTCCAGCCTCTTTCCTAGGTCAAACTGGTGATGTCCAACATGTAGATAACGCCAAGTTCCAAAACTTGGATACAGGAACATGCGGATTGTCTGTCTCATCTAGAGCTCAGTACTCTGGGGTAGGTTTTATTCAGCCAGCCAATCTTCCGTCTCATTCCATAAGACCAGTGGAGACCCAAGAAGGCATTCCTCCCAAAGGTACATTTAAAGATCTTGGTGGCATTCCTAATGATAAAAACCAAGGACATGCACTCCCCCAAGAAGCCGTCTTGGGTTCAATGGTTAGTAAGCCTTTCCGTCCACAGTCTCTATCAAAGTATTCCCGTCACTACAGTCCGGAAGATGGGCAGGGTCTGGAAGTCCAACCCATAGCAGCATACAAAGTGGTTTCTCAGACCAACAAACAGGCTATCGCAGGATCTGTCTCTATTGCTTCTCTGTCTTCCAGGACTAAAGAGCTACCCAGCGTTGACCCATTTGCTTCAGCACCCTTTCCTTCCAAATCAGGAAAGCAAAAGCCTTAA